The genomic interval TCCTCATAATCCATGAAGATCGCGTTATCAAGGCGCGTCGAGACATGCCAGACGAGAAGTTGCTTCAAAAAGCAGGGGACTTTTTTAAGGCGTTGAGTGATCCTGCACGTATCAAGATCGTAAACGCACTTTCGAGTACCGAAATGTGCGTCTGCGACCTGACGGCCGTATTGAACATGAACCAGCCGGCCGTATCCCAACACCTCAGGACTCTGAAGCAGGCGGGCATTGTAACGTTCCGGAAGGACGGGAAGGTGGTCTACTACTCGCTCCATGACGAAGAGACCAAGTCAATACATGAGAAGGTGATGCGGCATATTAATGCTGAAAAGGAGTAATCACATGAGAAGCGGAGATGAAGTTATTCGGGAGGACAGACAGGAATCAAGACGGAAGGTCTTCCATGTTGAAGGCATTACCTGCCTTGATTGCGCGCAGAAATTCGAGAAATCAGTAGCCGGCCTACCGGGAGTGAAAGCGGCGATGCTTAATACCATGGCGGGGAAGCTTACCGTGGAAGGTTCGTGCGACCTGGAGGCGATTCGCAAGCTGGGACGTGAAGAGGACTACAAGATCACTCCAATCACTGAGGCGCCGCCAGAGACTGAAACCCTTCTGCAGGTTGACGGCATCTCCTGCCTCGACTGCGCGGGGAAATTCGAGAAGGCGGTGAATGAGCTTCCGGGGGTGGCGTCGGCAAACCTCAATACTATGACCGGCAGGCTGACGGTTTCCGGCAGCGTCGATCTTGCGGCTATTCGCAGGCTAGGCAGCGAGGAGAACTATACCATCAAATCCGTCACGCAGGGAACGAAATCTAAGCCGCAAGTCAAGGAAATAGACTGGGACAAGCGCCGGGCAATCCTTTCCGGCATAGCCTTGATCGGCGGTTATGCGGCAGAGAAGCTCGGCGGCCCAATCTTTGCGTTTCTTCCACTCTACCTCATCGCCATCTTGCTTGGCGGCTGGTCCAATTTTAAGAAAGCGTCGCGCGCCCTTCCCCGCCTCAACTTCAATATGAGCGTTTTGATGAGCACCGCCGTCATCGGCGCCGTCGCCATAGGCCAGTACGAGGAAGGTGCCGTAGTTGCCTTCCTTTATGCGATCTCCGAGATGCTCGAGGAATGGACAATGGACAAAGCACGGCGTTCTATCCGCCAGCTCATGGACATCGCTCCCAAGATGGCGATAGTTCGGAGAAGCGACGGTGAGGCATCTATCCCGGTCGAGGAGATACTTGTTGGGGACGTGATGATTGTGAGTCCAGGCGAGAAGATCGCCATGGACGGAATCATCCTCAAGGGCGAATCCTCGATCAATCAAGCCGCGATCACCGGAGAATCCATTCCTGTAGAGAAGGGCCCTGGTGCCGATGTCTACGCGGGTTCACTCAATGCCCAAGGTTCGCTCGAGGTCAGGGTAACCAAGCTGGTTCAGGACACGACCATCGCGAAGATAATCCACATGGTCGAGGAGGCCCAGGGAAAGCGCGCACCGACACAAGCGTTCGTCGACAAGTTTGCCGCGATTTACACACCCATCGTAATGGCACTCGCCGTCGGAATCGTCTTCATCCCTCCTCTCTTTATGGGAGTGGCTTGGGCGCCGTGGATCTATCGCGGGCTCGCGCTCCTGGTTGTCGCGTGTCCCTGCGCCTTGGTGGTATCCACGCCGGTTGCTATCGTAAGCGCCATTTCCAATGCCGCAAAACACGGAGTTCTCATCAAAGGCGGAATCCACCTCGAGGAAGCCGGCTCTCTCAGCGCCATCGCGTTTGACAAGACCGGAACGCTGACTAAAGGCGAGCCGGCGGTAACGGACGTGGTACCTTTGGCGGGACAGTCCGACTATGAACTTCTGCAGATGGCCTCCAATCTTGAGGCCCGCTCTGAACACCCCTTGGCTGCTGCCATCGTCAAGTTTGCCGTGGCGCATGGACACAAGATCGATCCCGTCACCGATTTCACCGCCATAGCTGGCCGCGGTGCGAAAGGCACAATTTCAGGCGAGGCTGTCTTTATCGGAAACCCGCGCCTCTTCGCCGATCTCGGGATAACATTGTCCGCGAGGGTCGCGCAAGAAGTGGATCGTCTGCAGGGCGAGGGAAAGACGGTCATGGTCATCGGAAACGAGTCGAGGTATTACGGGCTTATCGCTATGGCTGATGAAGTCCGCGCTTCCAGTGCCACGGCCATAGAAGACCTCAAGCGGGCCGGTGTCCGGCACACGATTATGCTGACGGGCGACAACGGCGCCACCGCCAAGGCGATGGCCGCCCAGGTCGGCGTCCATGAGTATCGGGCCGAGCTCTTGCCTCAGGACAAGGTCACTGCGATGCAGGAGCTGATCGGGAAATATGGCAAAGTTGCCATGATCGGGGATGGAATCAACGACGCGCCGGCCCTCGCCTTATCCACGGTGGGTATTGCTATGGGAGGAACAGGTACCGATGCTGCAATGGAGACCGCCGACATCGTGCTGATGTCGGATGACTTGGTCAAGCTGCCGTTTACCATCAAGTTGAGCAGGAAGTCACTCGCCATCATTCGCCAGAACATTTCCTTCTCTTTGGTAATTAAGCTTCTGGCTGTGGTCGCCGTCCTCCCTGGATGGCTGACCCTTTGGCTGGCAATTCTTGCAGATATGGGTGCATCGATAGTCGTAACATTGAATAGCTTGCGACTGTTGCGCGTCAAGGATCGGGAATAAAGCGGAATGATGTAGGGGCATGAAACACTAGAATAATTGCATTTATAAGGGAGGCAGAAATGCCTCCCAAGAAGAGGAACGAACGATGAACTGCCCAAGGGTTCCCGGAGTTTGATCTACATAGGAGGAGTATCAATTCATTACACTGGTTGTGTCTGCCGAATCTCTACAATAGTTTGCCGTTATCTTGGCTTCTAATCAATGAGTGTGATGGATACAAGCAATCGACATATCCATCCCCTTATTTCAATTTGGAAGAATCTTGCGGTTCATGAGCCTATCGGTTCTTTCCTCCGCCCATCATGCCGCCGCGATTTCCATTCATCATGCCGCCTTGATAACCGCCCATCATACCACGGTCGAATCCCGAGAACTCATACGTTTTTCCCTTAATCGTTGCCTTGGTCACCGAGAAGTATGGCTGACCGTTGGCGTTCGTTGATGAAAACTCATAGCCTTCAAGTTTAAGGGTCGAACCGGCTCTAATATCATTATTATAGGCGTAGTAATAAAAATTCGGAAAATCTAGTATATATACGGTGGTTCCGGATTTAATAGCGGGTTCATCATTCACAAACGAGAGTTTCCCTTCCAGCGTCTTTTTTGTTGCCGCAGTCTGACTGGTAGGAACTATCATTTCGGGATTTTTGCGGTTTTGAGTCAAAATTCGGTTTTTTCCCCCGAACTACAACTATTTTCCAGCCCGAACAACTGAACCAATCAAAAATTTTCGGCAACGCCGACACTGCGAAGTATAATTCCAGTCTATTTCTGCCGTCAAGCCCTGATTCACGCCAATGTGACAAAGCTCAAAGATATAACTCCCCCGTGAAGCCGTATGAACTCCGTTTTTGAGGTGTTATCCTGTTCTGCATAAACTTCGTTTGGGTATTATACCGAAACCAATTCCAGATGCGGGGGAGAACGAGCACAGACAGTCACTGGCTGATCTCGTTCTTGCTGACTTACCCATTCAATAATCTTGGTAAGCTCCTTGGGATCCTCGATTATTGCCACAACCGACATTGACCCGTGGCATCTTGGGCAAACAAACGGGTCAACTTCGTAGACTTTTTGTAACAACCTTGCCCAACTTTGTTTGCGTAGTTTAGACCATGCATCAGGGACTTGTACCGCTTCCTCATTCTCTGGCGGTTTTGCTTGAACAATTTGGGACTGGCTTGGGTGGTCTTTTTGCCAACCCTCTGGTGCCAATTGGTAAATATTGGGTCGCTGTTGCCACTGCTTACGGACTTTTCCAGCATATACTCCATAACGACGGACTAATTGAACCCGCCTCGGCGGTAAATGGGCTACCAGCTGGTCAACAAACTCAAAACCTTTGAAGGTTTCTGACTTTCCTTTGTAGAAGCCCTTTAGGCTGGCTGTCCAAATTACAGTGTCAGAAACTGGATCATACTGGATTTTTTCTGCACAGGTAGCGCCGCGAACGACATACTGCCCGAGGGCTTCACGATCAGCTTTGCTGAATAGTCTGGTTTCGCTCTCAATACTAAACCCAGAATGTTTCCAGTCTTTTAGCATGTTCACACGAGCCTGATTTATCAGTTCCTTTCGTAGAAACAAAGCCAAAATTGCTGCTTGCCAGACCTTGAGCATCCCTTCGTCGGCTCCGATTGGCAAATATATAAAGCGGTCGTACTTGGTAAACCCACCTTCCAGTACTAAAACATGCCAGTGCGGGTGGAATCGAGCGAATAGGATTGGAAATTTCCCAAGCAGCACCTGCATTTCGATGAGATGTTAATTGGAAAAAACCATTGATAATGGGAATGGATTGCCCGTAGTCCATAAAATTTCTAACTAAATATTTAACAAACTGATCAATACTTAGTGTGAGAATAATGATCCAATACAAAGTCGTCACCTCAAAGTTTATTTTCTATAAAGATTTATACTCATTACTTTAAAAGGAAAGGGGATATAACAATAAAATTTTTGAACTATTACGGTTA from Teretinema zuelzerae carries:
- a CDS encoding heavy metal translocating P-type ATPase, translating into MRSGDEVIREDRQESRRKVFHVEGITCLDCAQKFEKSVAGLPGVKAAMLNTMAGKLTVEGSCDLEAIRKLGREEDYKITPITEAPPETETLLQVDGISCLDCAGKFEKAVNELPGVASANLNTMTGRLTVSGSVDLAAIRRLGSEENYTIKSVTQGTKSKPQVKEIDWDKRRAILSGIALIGGYAAEKLGGPIFAFLPLYLIAILLGGWSNFKKASRALPRLNFNMSVLMSTAVIGAVAIGQYEEGAVVAFLYAISEMLEEWTMDKARRSIRQLMDIAPKMAIVRRSDGEASIPVEEILVGDVMIVSPGEKIAMDGIILKGESSINQAAITGESIPVEKGPGADVYAGSLNAQGSLEVRVTKLVQDTTIAKIIHMVEEAQGKRAPTQAFVDKFAAIYTPIVMALAVGIVFIPPLFMGVAWAPWIYRGLALLVVACPCALVVSTPVAIVSAISNAAKHGVLIKGGIHLEEAGSLSAIAFDKTGTLTKGEPAVTDVVPLAGQSDYELLQMASNLEARSEHPLAAAIVKFAVAHGHKIDPVTDFTAIAGRGAKGTISGEAVFIGNPRLFADLGITLSARVAQEVDRLQGEGKTVMVIGNESRYYGLIAMADEVRASSATAIEDLKRAGVRHTIMLTGDNGATAKAMAAQVGVHEYRAELLPQDKVTAMQELIGKYGKVAMIGDGINDAPALALSTVGIAMGGTGTDAAMETADIVLMSDDLVKLPFTIKLSRKSLAIIRQNISFSLVIKLLAVVAVLPGWLTLWLAILADMGASIVVTLNSLRLLRVKDRE
- a CDS encoding ArsR/SmtB family transcription factor translates to MDFETEDECKILIIHEDRVIKARRDMPDEKLLQKAGDFFKALSDPARIKIVNALSSTEMCVCDLTAVLNMNQPAVSQHLRTLKQAGIVTFRKDGKVVYYSLHDEETKSIHEKVMRHINAEKE